Proteins encoded by one window of Lycium barbarum isolate Lr01 chromosome 11, ASM1917538v2, whole genome shotgun sequence:
- the LOC132619418 gene encoding F-box/kelch-repeat protein At3g06240-like has product MKQGQEGAITMMHTRRSTSRRSSRWPSFSFINKQLTLENLSFPLRKRRGIEDCKFLGSCHGLILFNGNEHIYLWNPTTRFCTKVLELYHLVWNCYVTSGGLCFDSSKNDYKAVMFTYDGDSPDWTKFVAVASLKGKKWRRLEFAYDIISVHDGITLHGRLHYRVRDINFLPHESMWDSFGHNKVICFDPISENFHMLPVPEADQEEKENTIAALGVLNECLCMTRLKHDRCIEIFVMKEYGIKESWTSSFLIKNLEIYCYGFVAPFSVTENGEFALIIDQIESKVVIYNPKNDNMQDIVIADVDRSTIMYVESLISPKGYYWCEKRHKKYFGRRKQDYFWN; this is encoded by the coding sequence ATGAAGCAGGGACAAGAAGGGGCAATCACGATGATGCATACACGTCGTTCAACGTCGAGAAGAAGCTCTAGATGGCCTTCCTTCAGCTTCATAAACAAACAACTCACTTTAGAAAATCTCAGTTTTCCTTTAAGAAAAAGGCGTGGTATAGAAGATTGTAAGTTTTTGGGTTCTTGTCATGGTCTTATACTATTTAATGGAAATGAGCATATTTACTTGTGGAATCCCACCACTCGATTTTGTACCAAAGTGCTTGAGCTTTACCACTTGGTATGGAATTGTTATGTTACAAGTGGGGGACTTTGTTTTGACTCCTCAAAGAATGATTACAAGGCGGTGATGTTTACATATGATGGGGATTCCCCAGATTGGACTAAGTTTGTTGCAGTTGCTAGTCTTAAAGGCAAAAAATGGAGGCGACTCGAATTTGCTTATGATATCATTTCAGTCCATGATGGGATTACATTGCATGGACGTCTTCACTACCGGGTAAGAGACATAAATTTTCTTCCACATGAAAGTATGTGGGACAGTTTTGGTCATAACAAAGTAATATGTTTTGATCCCATCTCTGAAAACTTCCATATGTTGCCTGTCCCTGAGGCTGATcaagaagagaaagagaatacTATCGCTGCTTTAGGAGTTTTAAATGAATGTCTTTGCATGACTCGTTTGAAACATGATAGGTGTATTGAGATATTCGTCATGAAGGAATATGGAATAAAGGAATCATGGACATCCTCATTTTTGATAAAGAATTTAGAAATATATTGTTATGGGTTTGTAGCGCCTTTTTCCGTGACAGAGAATGGAGAATTTGCTTTGATAATAGATCAAATTGAAAGTAAAGTTGTTATATACAATCCAAAGAATGATAATATGCAAGACATCGTGATCGCAGATGTGGATAGATCTACCATTATGTATGTGGAAAGCTTGATATCGCCGAAGGGATACTACTGGTGTGAGAAGCGGCACAAAAAGTACTTTGGAAGAAGAAAGCAAGATTATTTTTGGAATTAG